In Synechococcus sp. HK05, a genomic segment contains:
- a CDS encoding nucleoside deaminase, which translates to MDQATMQVLLDAARQEAEQSWQEGGIPIGAVLAQEDGTIVARGHNQRVQNGDPTSHGETQCIRNAGRRRDWRDLTLVTTLSPCPMCAGTAVLLGFRRVVIGERKSFQGAERWLREAGIEVHCLNDPACEKLMQRMLQTKPELWAEDIGQ; encoded by the coding sequence ATGGATCAGGCCACCATGCAGGTCTTGCTGGATGCCGCCCGCCAGGAGGCGGAGCAAAGCTGGCAGGAGGGTGGCATTCCCATCGGCGCCGTGCTCGCCCAGGAAGACGGCACGATCGTGGCCCGTGGGCACAACCAACGGGTGCAGAACGGCGACCCCACAAGCCATGGGGAAACCCAATGCATTCGCAATGCAGGCCGCCGCCGCGACTGGCGCGACCTCACTCTCGTGACCACACTCTCGCCCTGCCCGATGTGCGCCGGCACCGCCGTGCTACTGGGCTTTCGCCGGGTGGTGATCGGTGAGCGCAAGAGCTTTCAAGGCGCCGAACGGTGGCTGCGCGAAGCCGGTATCGAGGTGCACTGCCTGAACGACCCCGCCTGCGAAAAGCTGATGCAGAGGATGCTGCAAACCAAACCTGAACTCTGGGCAGAAGACATCGGGCAGTGA